The genomic interval AATACCTTATCACCTATATATAACATTTTCATCACTCCTAAACAAAAATATACCTTCCATTTTTACATAGCTATCCTCTATAAAAGTATTTTTGTTATTATTATATAAATCTAATCCCAATTTGTTTACATAATACTATATTTTCTTTTATGAAAACATTTGACACAAGGTTGTGTGAAAATTTATAATATTATTAATAGTAACAACTTTAAGGTTTAGTCTTTTACTCTACCTTTACAGAAAATATTTTTAAAGGAGTGGAAGTACATGGACAATATATCTATATCAACCTTCCAAGATACAGTAAATGAAGCACTTGTTCGTCATAAAAGTTTGATTGATATTATGACAAAGATTTCAGAGTCATCAGCTAGAATAAACAGGGCTATTGCAAAGTCTGTTACTGGGTGTGGCTGTATAGAGCTTGCAGCTCATAAGCAATCTATTCCACTTGATTCATCCCTTGATGATGCATCTCAGATACTAACTCACCAAGTTAATGGTTCTATTTGTGAACATTGTAGGGAAGTTTTACAAGACGAGATAGGAAATCACTTTTTCTATATTACCTCTGCTTGTAACGCTCTAAACATCAATCTCGAGGATACTCTAGTTAAAGAACTTGATAAGATAGCTACTCTTGGAAAATATAGTATGCTATAAATAACTTTTAATTTAAATAAAAAAGAGAGTGAATTAATTCACTCTCTATATGTTTCTATCTATAAGAACCTGTTCTTGTATCTTTCTAAGTCCCTCTCGAATAGCCTTTGCTCTTGCCTCTCCAATCCCCTCTACATCATCTAATTGTTCAATAGTTGCTCTCATAATTCTCTTTAAGTACATAAATTCCTTAATTAGATTTTCGATAACACTTTGAGGCATTCTTGGGATTCTGTTTAAAAGCCTATATCCCTTTGATGAAATCATAGTTTCCATCATAGAATCAGGTGAGTATCCTAGTAGTTTACATATAACATTAAGTTCTACTATATCCTCTGCTGAAAGAGTTTTTATACTCTTTAAAACTTCTTCATAGTCCTTTTTCTCATACGTATAGTCCTTAATAAGTAGTTCTCCCTCTTCTTCCATATTACCTATAAGGTCGTCTAGCTGCATTGATACTAGTCTTCCCTCATCTCCAAGTTCACATATGAATCTTTCTATTTCATATACTATTCTCATAACAAGTTCATATCTTTGTACAGTATTTGCTACATCATATACTGTAACTAAATCCTCAAACTCAAGTGCAGAGATGTTGGTAATTGCCTCATCTAAAACAACCTTATATCTCTCAAGAGTTTGTACCGCTTGATTAGCCTTGTTTAGTACCGTATTTGTATCCTTTAAAATATACTTTAAATTACCACGATAAACAGTTATTAAGTTTCTTCTTTGAGATATTGCAATAACTATTCCACCTGTTTGTTTGCTTACTCTTTCTGCTGTTCTATGACGAGTACCGGTTTCCCTTGTATTAATTGAGGCATCAGGTAACAATTGTGCATTAGCATATATTATACGCTTCATATCTGTACTAATAACAATTGCACCATCCATTTTAGCTAATTCATAAAGATATGCGGGACTATACTCACTATTAATATAAAAACCACCATCGGTTATTTTCATTATTTCTTCTTCATCACCTATAACTATAAGTCCACCTGTTTTTGCTTTAAGCACATTTTCAAGTCCATCTCTTAGTGATGTTCCAGGTGCCATTATACTAAGAAGGTCTAAAAGGTTTTTTTCCCTACAATCCTTCATATTCTATCCCCCTAAACTTTCATAAAGCTGGTAAAACTCAAATTATATTCCATACACCAATCTAACACTTTAATTACCATAAAATATATATTCTACCTAGTTCTTTATCGTTACTTTAGTATTATCTATATAGTTTTCTATATTAAACTTCTTTTACATTAATGATAATAACATAAACCTTGTGTACAATAAAGATTACACCTTTATTATATTCTATCCATTAAATACATCTTGTATAACTTCCATCAGATTTTTACACTCTATAACTTTTAAAGAAGAAAATTTAATTTTTCTAAGTATTGACCCCTTAGCAATATAGGCTTTTTTAAATCCCATTCTATCAACTTCCTTAAGCCTTGCCTCTAGTGAGGGAACCTTTTTAAGTTCTCCAGTAAGTCCTACATCAGAAATAAATACAGTATCACTACTTATAGCTACTTCTTTAATTGATGATGCTATACTCATAATAGTGCATAGATTTATTGCAGCTTCACGAAGTCTAAGCCCACCTGTTGTTTTTAGGACTACATTTTTATTAGCCATATTCATGTATCCTCTTTGCTCTAGAATAGATATTAAAGTGTTTAACTGGTCACGCCCTATACTTTCACATATTCTAGATGGGTATGGCATAAATGAATTTGATACTAGGGACTCTATTTCTAGTATAATTGGTCTTGAACCTTCTCTTATAGCTGTTAGAGC from Clostridium cylindrosporum DSM 605 carries:
- the disA gene encoding DNA integrity scanning diadenylate cyclase DisA, which encodes MKDCREKNLLDLLSIMAPGTSLRDGLENVLKAKTGGLIVIGDEEEIMKITDGGFYINSEYSPAYLYELAKMDGAIVISTDMKRIIYANAQLLPDASINTRETGTRHRTAERVSKQTGGIVIAISQRRNLITVYRGNLKYILKDTNTVLNKANQAVQTLERYKVVLDEAITNISALEFEDLVTVYDVANTVQRYELVMRIVYEIERFICELGDEGRLVSMQLDDLIGNMEEEGELLIKDYTYEKKDYEEVLKSIKTLSAEDIVELNVICKLLGYSPDSMMETMISSKGYRLLNRIPRMPQSVIENLIKEFMYLKRIMRATIEQLDDVEGIGEARAKAIREGLRKIQEQVLIDRNI